One region of Etheostoma spectabile isolate EspeVRDwgs_2016 chromosome 21, UIUC_Espe_1.0, whole genome shotgun sequence genomic DNA includes:
- the LOC116671633 gene encoding C1q-related factor has protein sequence MLVLVLVVLIPVLVSSVGTGGIDDSASHYEMLGTCRMVCDPFPSTGTSDTGVHAGTDAATTGLQVNNNADLSDHSIGPPLPTYSAHGPQGRLGRPGKPGPPGPPGEPGPPGPKGPPGDGVDIVRTGILGLGGRGAVSTTTYSTMPRVAFYAGLRNPQEGYDILRFDDVVTNIGGNYEGTTGKFTCKIPGTYFFIYNVLMRGGDGTSMWADLIKNSLVRASAIAQDQDQSYDYASNSVILHLDAGDEVFIKLDGGKAHGGNSNKYSTFSGFILYAD, from the exons ATGCTGGTCTTGGTTCTGGTGGTCCTCATTCCTGTGCTGGTCAGCTCCGTTGGCACAGGTGGCATAGATGACAGCGCGAGCCACTACGAGATGCTGGGTACCTGCCGCATGGTCTGTGACCCCTTCCCCAGCACGGGCACGTCGGATACAGGTGTGCACGCAGGAACAGATGCAGCAACCACAGGCCTACAGGTGAACAACAATGCAGATCTGAGTGATCATAGCATTGGCCCACCTCTGCCTACTTACAGTGCTCATGGCCCACAAGGCAGACTAGGACGTCCAGGCAAGCCCGGACCCCCAGGACCACCTGGAGAGCCAGGCCCACCAGGACCTAAGGGTCCACCAGGAGATGGTGTGGACATTGTACGGACAGGGATTCTAGGTTTAGGTGGTAGAGGGGCAGTCAGTACAACTACATACAGCACCATGCCTCGGGTGGCATTTTATGCAGGACTACGAAACCCCCAAGAAGGTTACGATATTCTGCGATTTGATGACGTGGTGACTAATATTGGTGGTAACTATGAAGGCACAACGGGCAAGTTCACCTGTAAGATTCCTGGCACTTACTTTTTCATCTACAATGTGCTGATGAGGGGAGGAGATGGCACCAGCATGTGGGCTGACCTGATCAAGAATAGTCTG GTTAGGGCCAGCGCCATTGCCCAAGACCAGGATCAGAGTTATGACTACGCCAGCAACAGTGTCATCCTTCATTTGGATGCAGGCGATGAGGTTTTCATAAAATTGGATGGGGGAAAGGCCCACGGGGGCAACAGCAACAAATATAGCACATTCTCAGGGTTCATCCTCTACGCCGACTGA